A single Ptiloglossa arizonensis isolate GNS036 chromosome 2, iyPtiAriz1_principal, whole genome shotgun sequence DNA region contains:
- the LOC143143789 gene encoding uncharacterized protein LOC143143789 isoform X2 has translation MKMENGIPKSPVLNVNLSSPDSGEKQNLLSPSSPTTPIIVHLSKSQNSSFRSRSRYRAGPTRKLRRRAVLKNGDCNVLQSRISRRSLRFLQDIFTTLVDTQWRWTLLCFSLSFVLSWLGFAVIWWLIAFTHGDFEERHLPPSQIENNWTPCIYNIFSFTSCFLFSIETQHTIGYGSRSTTEECPEAIFVMCIQSIAGVMIQAFMVGIVFAKMSRPKQRTQTLLFSRNAVICQRDGELCFMFRVGDMRKSHIIGAAVRAQLIRSRTTKEGEILSQNQQELAVGTDSQNGNLFFIWPTTIVHKINAESPFYNMSAEDMLTDRFEVVAILEGTIESTGQTTQARSSYLPQEILWGHRFEPMVTYSKERQGYEVDYSLFNSTTQVDTPLCSGRELAEFYKVQEELRHGNGVIVDEDLLGESCADGQCHCGHRPAIALNHNQIHPLTYVDSIRSENSVDETASYRNAHRDPTCQIPPTLSREHGQYKILDVDPDGIQVMGEVELQHLPEAVNKEILKNSREIIYEEPDIPAEGSPLLKPAGSRRNIIRHPLLDEERRSLNNSKRSLYHRNILRGLEEDRRSLDGSRRNLNGSKRYLLVPLDNRISDSGNKESLTGARRHTGSKERLNAIKRNICATGSKETPEMDTRGRLDSNDDRLTIEMEKFPKQVSPRLQEIALSEGNRTSLSDPNLSPNEYTPSLKSHQSSIPVSPISPSDLSPESGFYEGTQWNSSPEYTKKHIRLPSVSVITRNRRSYENAQLQDVNEALSRPNSENSSLDSEESAKNTANDNVPRKYEEKNVVTKQTISYTSV, from the exons ATGAAAATGGAGAACGGTATACCGAAGAGTCCAGTTTTGAACGTAAATCTGTCCTCGCCGGATAGCGGAGAGAAGCAAAATCTCTTGTCACCATCGTCGCCCACGACTCCCATAATCGTTCATCTATCAAAGAGCCAAAACTCGTCGTTCAGAAGCAG GAGCCGGTACAGGGCAGGGCCAACGCGCAAGTTGCGACGTCGAGCTGTTCTGAAGAACGGCGACTGCAATGTGCTGCAGTCACGTATCTCCAGACGCTCGTTGCGCTTTCTCCAGGACATCTTCACGACCCTGGTGGACACCCAATGGCGATGGACGTTGCTGTGCTTCAGCCTGAGCTTCGTGCTCTCCTGGCTGGGATTCGCGGTGATCTGGTGGCTGATCGCGTTCACCCACGGTGATTTCGAGGAACGTCATTTGCCGCCGTCGCAGATCGAGAACAACTGGACACCGTGCATCTACAACATCTTCTCGTTCACCAGTTGCTTCCTGTTCAGTATCGAGACCCAGCACACGATTGGCTACGGTAGCCGTTCGACCACCGAAGAATGCCCCGAGGCGATCTTCGTGATGTGCATCCAGAGCATAGCCGGGGTGATGATCCAGGCGTTCATGGTCGGTATAGTGTTCGCCAAGATGAGCAGACCGAAGCAGAGGACCCAGACGTTGTTGTTCTCGAGGAACGCGGTGATCTGTCAAAGGGACGGTGAACTCTGCTTCATGTTCCGAGTCGGTGACATGAGGAAGAGCCACATAATCGGAGCGGCGGTGCGCGCGCAACTGATCAGGTCCAGAACCACCAAGGAGGGCGAGATACTGTcacagaaccaacaggaattggCCGTCGGTACCGACAGTCAGAACGGGAACCTCTTCTTCATCTGGCCCACCACGATCGTTCACAAGATCAACGCCGAGTCCCCGTTCTACAACATGTCCGCCGAAGACATGCTGACGGACAGATTCGAGGTCGTGGCTATTCTCGAGGGTACCATCGAGTCTACCGGGCAAACCACCCAGGCCAGATCCAGCTACCTACCGCAGGAGATACTTTGGGGTCACAGATTCGAGCCAATGGTCACGTACTCGAAGGAGAGACAGGGATACGAGGTGGATTACTCGCTGTTCAATAGCACCACGCAGGTCGACACGCCTCTGTGCTCGGGCAGAGAGCTCGCTGAGTTTTACAAGGTGCAGGAAGAACTTCGTCATGGGAACG GTGTGATAGTCGACGAGGATCTCCTAGGAGAATCCTGCGCGGACGGTCAGTGCCATTGCGGTCATCGTCCAGCAATCGCGTTGAATCACAATCAAATTCATCCTCTGACGTACGTGGACAGCATCAGAAGCGAGAACAGCGTCGACGAGACGGCAAGTTATCGAAATGCTCACAGGGATCCGACCTGTCAGATACCTCCGACCTTATCTCGAGAGCACGGCCAGTACAAAATCCTAGACGTAGATCCCGATGGCATTCAAGTGATGGGCGAGGTCGAGTTGCAGCATTTGCCGGAAGCGGTGAACAAAGAGATTTTGAAGAACAGTCGAGAGATCATCTACGAGGAACCGGACATACCAGCCGAAGGGAGTCCACTTCTGAAGCCAGCTGGTAGCAGACGGAACATCATCAGACATCCGTTACTGGACGAGGAGAGAAGATCGTTGAATAACTCGAAAAGAAGCCTCTATCACAGAAACATTCTGCGAGGCTTGGAGGAGGACAGAAGATCCCTCGACGGTTCCAGGAGGAACCTGAACGGTTCGAAAAGGTACCTTCTGGTACCACTGGACAACAGAATCTCGGATTCCGGTAACAAAGAGAGTTTAACCGGCGCCAGACGACACACGGGAAGCAAAGAACGCCTGAACGCGATTAAAAGGAACATCTGCGCGACAGGATCGAAGGAAACACCTGAAATGGATACCAGAGGAAGACTGGACTCGAACGACGACAGATTGACCATCGAGATGGAGAAGTTCCCGAAACAGGTCTCGCCACGTTTGCAGGAGATCGCGTTATCCGAAGGCAACAGAACGTCCTTGTCGGATCCGAATTTGTCACCGAACGAGTACACACCTTCCTTGAAGAGTCATCAGTCGTCTATTCCGGTGTCACCGATCTCGCCGTCGGATCTTTCTCCGGAGTCGGGTTTCTACGAGGGAACCCAATGGAACTCCAGCCCCGAGTACACCAAGAAGCATATTCGGCTACCTAGCGTGTCTGTGATCACGAGGAACAGAAGGAGCTACGAGAACGCGCAACTCCAGGACGTTAACGAGGCTCTGTCTAGGCCCAATAGTGAAAATAGTTCGCTGGACAGTGAAGAATCCGCCAAGAATACAGCGAACGATAATGTTCCTCGCAAATACGAAGAGAAGAACGTTGTTACGAAACAGACGATCTCTTACACGAGCGTCTGA
- the LOC143143789 gene encoding uncharacterized protein LOC143143789 isoform X3, with protein sequence MRRDPSSRYRAGPTRKLRRRAVLKNGDCNVLQSRISRRSLRFLQDIFTTLVDTQWRWTLLCFSLSFVLSWLGFAVIWWLIAFTHGDFEERHLPPSQIENNWTPCIYNIFSFTSCFLFSIETQHTIGYGSRSTTEECPEAIFVMCIQSIAGVMIQAFMVGIVFAKMSRPKQRTQTLLFSRNAVICQRDGELCFMFRVGDMRKSHIIGAAVRAQLIRSRTTKEGEILSQNQQELAVGTDSQNGNLFFIWPTTIVHKINAESPFYNMSAEDMLTDRFEVVAILEGTIESTGQTTQARSSYLPQEILWGHRFEPMVTYSKERQGYEVDYSLFNSTTQVDTPLCSGRELAEFYKVQEELRHGNGVIVDEDLLGESCADGQCHCGHRPAIALNHNQIHPLTYVDSIRSENSVDETASYRNAHRDPTCQIPPTLSREHGQYKILDVDPDGIQVMGEVELQHLPEAVNKEILKNSREIIYEEPDIPAEGSPLLKPAGSRRNIIRHPLLDEERRSLNNSKRSLYHRNILRGLEEDRRSLDGSRRNLNGSKRYLLVPLDNRISDSGNKESLTGARRHTGSKERLNAIKRNICATGSKETPEMDTRGRLDSNDDRLTIEMEKFPKQVSPRLQEIALSEGNRTSLSDPNLSPNEYTPSLKSHQSSIPVSPISPSDLSPESGFYEGTQWNSSPEYTKKHIRLPSVSVITRNRRSYENAQLQDVNEALSRPNSENSSLDSEESAKNTANDNVPRKYEEKNVVTKQTISYTSV encoded by the exons ATGCGAAGAGATCCATC GAGCCGGTACAGGGCAGGGCCAACGCGCAAGTTGCGACGTCGAGCTGTTCTGAAGAACGGCGACTGCAATGTGCTGCAGTCACGTATCTCCAGACGCTCGTTGCGCTTTCTCCAGGACATCTTCACGACCCTGGTGGACACCCAATGGCGATGGACGTTGCTGTGCTTCAGCCTGAGCTTCGTGCTCTCCTGGCTGGGATTCGCGGTGATCTGGTGGCTGATCGCGTTCACCCACGGTGATTTCGAGGAACGTCATTTGCCGCCGTCGCAGATCGAGAACAACTGGACACCGTGCATCTACAACATCTTCTCGTTCACCAGTTGCTTCCTGTTCAGTATCGAGACCCAGCACACGATTGGCTACGGTAGCCGTTCGACCACCGAAGAATGCCCCGAGGCGATCTTCGTGATGTGCATCCAGAGCATAGCCGGGGTGATGATCCAGGCGTTCATGGTCGGTATAGTGTTCGCCAAGATGAGCAGACCGAAGCAGAGGACCCAGACGTTGTTGTTCTCGAGGAACGCGGTGATCTGTCAAAGGGACGGTGAACTCTGCTTCATGTTCCGAGTCGGTGACATGAGGAAGAGCCACATAATCGGAGCGGCGGTGCGCGCGCAACTGATCAGGTCCAGAACCACCAAGGAGGGCGAGATACTGTcacagaaccaacaggaattggCCGTCGGTACCGACAGTCAGAACGGGAACCTCTTCTTCATCTGGCCCACCACGATCGTTCACAAGATCAACGCCGAGTCCCCGTTCTACAACATGTCCGCCGAAGACATGCTGACGGACAGATTCGAGGTCGTGGCTATTCTCGAGGGTACCATCGAGTCTACCGGGCAAACCACCCAGGCCAGATCCAGCTACCTACCGCAGGAGATACTTTGGGGTCACAGATTCGAGCCAATGGTCACGTACTCGAAGGAGAGACAGGGATACGAGGTGGATTACTCGCTGTTCAATAGCACCACGCAGGTCGACACGCCTCTGTGCTCGGGCAGAGAGCTCGCTGAGTTTTACAAGGTGCAGGAAGAACTTCGTCATGGGAACG GTGTGATAGTCGACGAGGATCTCCTAGGAGAATCCTGCGCGGACGGTCAGTGCCATTGCGGTCATCGTCCAGCAATCGCGTTGAATCACAATCAAATTCATCCTCTGACGTACGTGGACAGCATCAGAAGCGAGAACAGCGTCGACGAGACGGCAAGTTATCGAAATGCTCACAGGGATCCGACCTGTCAGATACCTCCGACCTTATCTCGAGAGCACGGCCAGTACAAAATCCTAGACGTAGATCCCGATGGCATTCAAGTGATGGGCGAGGTCGAGTTGCAGCATTTGCCGGAAGCGGTGAACAAAGAGATTTTGAAGAACAGTCGAGAGATCATCTACGAGGAACCGGACATACCAGCCGAAGGGAGTCCACTTCTGAAGCCAGCTGGTAGCAGACGGAACATCATCAGACATCCGTTACTGGACGAGGAGAGAAGATCGTTGAATAACTCGAAAAGAAGCCTCTATCACAGAAACATTCTGCGAGGCTTGGAGGAGGACAGAAGATCCCTCGACGGTTCCAGGAGGAACCTGAACGGTTCGAAAAGGTACCTTCTGGTACCACTGGACAACAGAATCTCGGATTCCGGTAACAAAGAGAGTTTAACCGGCGCCAGACGACACACGGGAAGCAAAGAACGCCTGAACGCGATTAAAAGGAACATCTGCGCGACAGGATCGAAGGAAACACCTGAAATGGATACCAGAGGAAGACTGGACTCGAACGACGACAGATTGACCATCGAGATGGAGAAGTTCCCGAAACAGGTCTCGCCACGTTTGCAGGAGATCGCGTTATCCGAAGGCAACAGAACGTCCTTGTCGGATCCGAATTTGTCACCGAACGAGTACACACCTTCCTTGAAGAGTCATCAGTCGTCTATTCCGGTGTCACCGATCTCGCCGTCGGATCTTTCTCCGGAGTCGGGTTTCTACGAGGGAACCCAATGGAACTCCAGCCCCGAGTACACCAAGAAGCATATTCGGCTACCTAGCGTGTCTGTGATCACGAGGAACAGAAGGAGCTACGAGAACGCGCAACTCCAGGACGTTAACGAGGCTCTGTCTAGGCCCAATAGTGAAAATAGTTCGCTGGACAGTGAAGAATCCGCCAAGAATACAGCGAACGATAATGTTCCTCGCAAATACGAAGAGAAGAACGTTGTTACGAAACAGACGATCTCTTACACGAGCGTCTGA
- the LOC143143789 gene encoding uncharacterized protein LOC143143789 isoform X1 has product MEEPQKLFRLPGTIEEEEEKDTEVQGQHTVPENPTAADSPLLGHRNIGTLSSLPRNVTLVRVSTQSSSIGGVGRQDSTRSRYRAGPTRKLRRRAVLKNGDCNVLQSRISRRSLRFLQDIFTTLVDTQWRWTLLCFSLSFVLSWLGFAVIWWLIAFTHGDFEERHLPPSQIENNWTPCIYNIFSFTSCFLFSIETQHTIGYGSRSTTEECPEAIFVMCIQSIAGVMIQAFMVGIVFAKMSRPKQRTQTLLFSRNAVICQRDGELCFMFRVGDMRKSHIIGAAVRAQLIRSRTTKEGEILSQNQQELAVGTDSQNGNLFFIWPTTIVHKINAESPFYNMSAEDMLTDRFEVVAILEGTIESTGQTTQARSSYLPQEILWGHRFEPMVTYSKERQGYEVDYSLFNSTTQVDTPLCSGRELAEFYKVQEELRHGNGVIVDEDLLGESCADGQCHCGHRPAIALNHNQIHPLTYVDSIRSENSVDETASYRNAHRDPTCQIPPTLSREHGQYKILDVDPDGIQVMGEVELQHLPEAVNKEILKNSREIIYEEPDIPAEGSPLLKPAGSRRNIIRHPLLDEERRSLNNSKRSLYHRNILRGLEEDRRSLDGSRRNLNGSKRYLLVPLDNRISDSGNKESLTGARRHTGSKERLNAIKRNICATGSKETPEMDTRGRLDSNDDRLTIEMEKFPKQVSPRLQEIALSEGNRTSLSDPNLSPNEYTPSLKSHQSSIPVSPISPSDLSPESGFYEGTQWNSSPEYTKKHIRLPSVSVITRNRRSYENAQLQDVNEALSRPNSENSSLDSEESAKNTANDNVPRKYEEKNVVTKQTISYTSV; this is encoded by the exons GAGCCGGTACAGGGCAGGGCCAACGCGCAAGTTGCGACGTCGAGCTGTTCTGAAGAACGGCGACTGCAATGTGCTGCAGTCACGTATCTCCAGACGCTCGTTGCGCTTTCTCCAGGACATCTTCACGACCCTGGTGGACACCCAATGGCGATGGACGTTGCTGTGCTTCAGCCTGAGCTTCGTGCTCTCCTGGCTGGGATTCGCGGTGATCTGGTGGCTGATCGCGTTCACCCACGGTGATTTCGAGGAACGTCATTTGCCGCCGTCGCAGATCGAGAACAACTGGACACCGTGCATCTACAACATCTTCTCGTTCACCAGTTGCTTCCTGTTCAGTATCGAGACCCAGCACACGATTGGCTACGGTAGCCGTTCGACCACCGAAGAATGCCCCGAGGCGATCTTCGTGATGTGCATCCAGAGCATAGCCGGGGTGATGATCCAGGCGTTCATGGTCGGTATAGTGTTCGCCAAGATGAGCAGACCGAAGCAGAGGACCCAGACGTTGTTGTTCTCGAGGAACGCGGTGATCTGTCAAAGGGACGGTGAACTCTGCTTCATGTTCCGAGTCGGTGACATGAGGAAGAGCCACATAATCGGAGCGGCGGTGCGCGCGCAACTGATCAGGTCCAGAACCACCAAGGAGGGCGAGATACTGTcacagaaccaacaggaattggCCGTCGGTACCGACAGTCAGAACGGGAACCTCTTCTTCATCTGGCCCACCACGATCGTTCACAAGATCAACGCCGAGTCCCCGTTCTACAACATGTCCGCCGAAGACATGCTGACGGACAGATTCGAGGTCGTGGCTATTCTCGAGGGTACCATCGAGTCTACCGGGCAAACCACCCAGGCCAGATCCAGCTACCTACCGCAGGAGATACTTTGGGGTCACAGATTCGAGCCAATGGTCACGTACTCGAAGGAGAGACAGGGATACGAGGTGGATTACTCGCTGTTCAATAGCACCACGCAGGTCGACACGCCTCTGTGCTCGGGCAGAGAGCTCGCTGAGTTTTACAAGGTGCAGGAAGAACTTCGTCATGGGAACG GTGTGATAGTCGACGAGGATCTCCTAGGAGAATCCTGCGCGGACGGTCAGTGCCATTGCGGTCATCGTCCAGCAATCGCGTTGAATCACAATCAAATTCATCCTCTGACGTACGTGGACAGCATCAGAAGCGAGAACAGCGTCGACGAGACGGCAAGTTATCGAAATGCTCACAGGGATCCGACCTGTCAGATACCTCCGACCTTATCTCGAGAGCACGGCCAGTACAAAATCCTAGACGTAGATCCCGATGGCATTCAAGTGATGGGCGAGGTCGAGTTGCAGCATTTGCCGGAAGCGGTGAACAAAGAGATTTTGAAGAACAGTCGAGAGATCATCTACGAGGAACCGGACATACCAGCCGAAGGGAGTCCACTTCTGAAGCCAGCTGGTAGCAGACGGAACATCATCAGACATCCGTTACTGGACGAGGAGAGAAGATCGTTGAATAACTCGAAAAGAAGCCTCTATCACAGAAACATTCTGCGAGGCTTGGAGGAGGACAGAAGATCCCTCGACGGTTCCAGGAGGAACCTGAACGGTTCGAAAAGGTACCTTCTGGTACCACTGGACAACAGAATCTCGGATTCCGGTAACAAAGAGAGTTTAACCGGCGCCAGACGACACACGGGAAGCAAAGAACGCCTGAACGCGATTAAAAGGAACATCTGCGCGACAGGATCGAAGGAAACACCTGAAATGGATACCAGAGGAAGACTGGACTCGAACGACGACAGATTGACCATCGAGATGGAGAAGTTCCCGAAACAGGTCTCGCCACGTTTGCAGGAGATCGCGTTATCCGAAGGCAACAGAACGTCCTTGTCGGATCCGAATTTGTCACCGAACGAGTACACACCTTCCTTGAAGAGTCATCAGTCGTCTATTCCGGTGTCACCGATCTCGCCGTCGGATCTTTCTCCGGAGTCGGGTTTCTACGAGGGAACCCAATGGAACTCCAGCCCCGAGTACACCAAGAAGCATATTCGGCTACCTAGCGTGTCTGTGATCACGAGGAACAGAAGGAGCTACGAGAACGCGCAACTCCAGGACGTTAACGAGGCTCTGTCTAGGCCCAATAGTGAAAATAGTTCGCTGGACAGTGAAGAATCCGCCAAGAATACAGCGAACGATAATGTTCCTCGCAAATACGAAGAGAAGAACGTTGTTACGAAACAGACGATCTCTTACACGAGCGTCTGA
- the LOC143143792 gene encoding uncharacterized protein LOC143143792 isoform X2, protein MPNTMDLFDEDVSLLYTDKHGGKFHRFSETRYDTPIINGVVNQLRRWPRDLFFAFLAACLIIGSLVSLIFITVAVCLPTVVDSRCRTEEISITEIEASLNVYFFKLENRKWSTREFCYIETAARKHPDLKVFMINLLKEEPLKRDSNESIGNKTTLKSKPNDYFTSSHPLELTPEEQLRERLALENTNIKNVDISIDKFFKGSKLFHVARHLKDEVLEMAAKAQLLWTTPGIALKPRMFCALDSMKQFLCKKKDECLPDKLATIEPGNDVQLTGVPCQAFMGFLVQEISRGDINRKYTLMEAVQKFCPRLYYCPEIRILDSKTDCPTESLNCPTIYSSDITQDTKSRNFVT, encoded by the exons ATGCCGAACACGATGG ATCTTTTCGACGAGGACGTATCGCTTCTTTACACGGACAAACACGGTGGAAAGTTTCACAGGTTCTCAGAGACGCGCTACGACACACCGATAATCAACGGTGTCGTCAATCAATTGAGAAGATGGCCAAGGGATCTGTTTTTTGCGTTTTTGGCGGCTTGCCTTATAATCGGAAGCCTGGTCTCGTTGATCTTCATCACGGTGGCTGTTTGCCTACCGACCGTCGTTGATAGCAGGTGTCG AACAGAGGAAATTTCAATCACGGAAATCGAAGCATCGCtcaacgtttattttttcaaactagAGAACCGGAAATGGTCCACAAGGGAATTTTGCTACATCGAGACCGCGGCCCGCAAGCATCCAGATTTGAAA GTCTTTATGATAAACTTACTGAAAGAAGAACCACTTAAACGagactcgaacgaatcgatcggaaATAAAACGACATTGAAGTCCAAACCGAATGATTATTTTACTAGCAGCCACCCTCTCGAATTAACTCCAGAAGAACAACTCAGGGAACGACTCGCACTGGAAAATACGAATATAAAAAACGTCGATATATCGATTGACAAATTCTTCAAAGG ctCGAAACTGTTCCATGTCGCAAGACATTTAAAGGACGAGGTTCTAGAAATGGCGGCAAAGGCACAGTTGCTTTGGACCACACCTGGAATagctttgaaaccaagaatgtTCTGTGCTCTAGACTCCATGAAACAGTTTCTTTGCAA AAAGAAAGACGAGTGTCTACCAGATAAACTTGCAACGATAGAACCGGGAAACGACGTTCAACTAACGGGAGTTCCGTGTCAAGCGTTCATGGGATTTCTCGTGCAGGAAATATCGAGAGGCGATATTAATCGAAAGTACACGTTAATGGAAGCCGTGCAGAAATTTTGTCCGAG GTTGTACTATTGTCCGGAAATTCGAATTCTCGACTCGAAAACAGACTGTCCGACCGAGTCGTTAAATTGCCCTACTATTTACTCGAGTGATATAACGCAAGACACCAAATCTAGAAACTTCGTAACATGA
- the LOC143143792 gene encoding uncharacterized protein LOC143143792 isoform X3 — MPNTMDLFDEDVSLLYTDKHGGKFHRFSETRYDTPIINGVVNQLRRWPRDLFFAFLAACLIIGSLVSLIFITVAVCLPTVVDSRTEEISITEIEASLNVYFFKLENRKWSTREFCYIETAARKHPDLKVFMINLLKEEPLKRDSNESIGNKTTLKSKPNDYFTSSHPLELTPEEQLRERLALENTNIKNVDISIDKFFKGSKLFHVARHLKDEVLEMAAKAQLLWTTPGIALKPRMFCALDSMKQFLCNRKKDECLPDKLATIEPGNDVQLTGVPCQAFMGFLVQEISRGDINRKYTLMEAVQKFCPRLYYCPEIRILDSKTDCPTESLNCPTIYSSDITQDTKSRNFVT, encoded by the exons ATGCCGAACACGATGG ATCTTTTCGACGAGGACGTATCGCTTCTTTACACGGACAAACACGGTGGAAAGTTTCACAGGTTCTCAGAGACGCGCTACGACACACCGATAATCAACGGTGTCGTCAATCAATTGAGAAGATGGCCAAGGGATCTGTTTTTTGCGTTTTTGGCGGCTTGCCTTATAATCGGAAGCCTGGTCTCGTTGATCTTCATCACGGTGGCTGTTTGCCTACCGACCGTCGTTGATAGCAG AACAGAGGAAATTTCAATCACGGAAATCGAAGCATCGCtcaacgtttattttttcaaactagAGAACCGGAAATGGTCCACAAGGGAATTTTGCTACATCGAGACCGCGGCCCGCAAGCATCCAGATTTGAAA GTCTTTATGATAAACTTACTGAAAGAAGAACCACTTAAACGagactcgaacgaatcgatcggaaATAAAACGACATTGAAGTCCAAACCGAATGATTATTTTACTAGCAGCCACCCTCTCGAATTAACTCCAGAAGAACAACTCAGGGAACGACTCGCACTGGAAAATACGAATATAAAAAACGTCGATATATCGATTGACAAATTCTTCAAAGG ctCGAAACTGTTCCATGTCGCAAGACATTTAAAGGACGAGGTTCTAGAAATGGCGGCAAAGGCACAGTTGCTTTGGACCACACCTGGAATagctttgaaaccaagaatgtTCTGTGCTCTAGACTCCATGAAACAGTTTCTTTGCAA CAGAAAGAAAGACGAGTGTCTACCAGATAAACTTGCAACGATAGAACCGGGAAACGACGTTCAACTAACGGGAGTTCCGTGTCAAGCGTTCATGGGATTTCTCGTGCAGGAAATATCGAGAGGCGATATTAATCGAAAGTACACGTTAATGGAAGCCGTGCAGAAATTTTGTCCGAG GTTGTACTATTGTCCGGAAATTCGAATTCTCGACTCGAAAACAGACTGTCCGACCGAGTCGTTAAATTGCCCTACTATTTACTCGAGTGATATAACGCAAGACACCAAATCTAGAAACTTCGTAACATGA
- the LOC143143792 gene encoding uncharacterized protein LOC143143792 isoform X1 codes for MPNTMDLFDEDVSLLYTDKHGGKFHRFSETRYDTPIINGVVNQLRRWPRDLFFAFLAACLIIGSLVSLIFITVAVCLPTVVDSRCRTEEISITEIEASLNVYFFKLENRKWSTREFCYIETAARKHPDLKVFMINLLKEEPLKRDSNESIGNKTTLKSKPNDYFTSSHPLELTPEEQLRERLALENTNIKNVDISIDKFFKGSKLFHVARHLKDEVLEMAAKAQLLWTTPGIALKPRMFCALDSMKQFLCNRKKDECLPDKLATIEPGNDVQLTGVPCQAFMGFLVQEISRGDINRKYTLMEAVQKFCPRLYYCPEIRILDSKTDCPTESLNCPTIYSSDITQDTKSRNFVT; via the exons ATGCCGAACACGATGG ATCTTTTCGACGAGGACGTATCGCTTCTTTACACGGACAAACACGGTGGAAAGTTTCACAGGTTCTCAGAGACGCGCTACGACACACCGATAATCAACGGTGTCGTCAATCAATTGAGAAGATGGCCAAGGGATCTGTTTTTTGCGTTTTTGGCGGCTTGCCTTATAATCGGAAGCCTGGTCTCGTTGATCTTCATCACGGTGGCTGTTTGCCTACCGACCGTCGTTGATAGCAGGTGTCG AACAGAGGAAATTTCAATCACGGAAATCGAAGCATCGCtcaacgtttattttttcaaactagAGAACCGGAAATGGTCCACAAGGGAATTTTGCTACATCGAGACCGCGGCCCGCAAGCATCCAGATTTGAAA GTCTTTATGATAAACTTACTGAAAGAAGAACCACTTAAACGagactcgaacgaatcgatcggaaATAAAACGACATTGAAGTCCAAACCGAATGATTATTTTACTAGCAGCCACCCTCTCGAATTAACTCCAGAAGAACAACTCAGGGAACGACTCGCACTGGAAAATACGAATATAAAAAACGTCGATATATCGATTGACAAATTCTTCAAAGG ctCGAAACTGTTCCATGTCGCAAGACATTTAAAGGACGAGGTTCTAGAAATGGCGGCAAAGGCACAGTTGCTTTGGACCACACCTGGAATagctttgaaaccaagaatgtTCTGTGCTCTAGACTCCATGAAACAGTTTCTTTGCAA CAGAAAGAAAGACGAGTGTCTACCAGATAAACTTGCAACGATAGAACCGGGAAACGACGTTCAACTAACGGGAGTTCCGTGTCAAGCGTTCATGGGATTTCTCGTGCAGGAAATATCGAGAGGCGATATTAATCGAAAGTACACGTTAATGGAAGCCGTGCAGAAATTTTGTCCGAG GTTGTACTATTGTCCGGAAATTCGAATTCTCGACTCGAAAACAGACTGTCCGACCGAGTCGTTAAATTGCCCTACTATTTACTCGAGTGATATAACGCAAGACACCAAATCTAGAAACTTCGTAACATGA